CTTAGTTATTTTTCAGATATTGACCTGGTGGACTCTTAAGGCCTAAAACTGATAACAAAAGTCCGAATTTCCATGGGAGCAAGTTCTACAATTTGATTTTCTGGATTTACTGGTCCTCCCCTCCGCACCTTAGATTCTCGAGGTGACCCTTTTACTTGCCAAACCAATCTCTTCCTCTCCATTTCTGCTCTTTCTTGGTTAGCTGATAAGCTCACTTcagttattttctttatctgaAACACAGAAATTGAGGCACATGAAGCACCTTAGACAAACAAACTAGCTATATAAAAAAAGGAATATTTAGTCGTGATCTTTTTCTACCTGTTTGGAGGAAAACACCTTCTTCAGTTCTACAGTTGCCTTAACTGAAAGATGCTTGTCCTCCTCAATCTTGTATATGACAGAGAAAGAATTCAGTGTGTTGAAAAACAAGGCTCAAAAGCAAttgaaaacaaagaaacaaaagaaggaTAAATTCATCTCAGATGTAATACATTATAACCAAGTAGACAGCAGCTGAAGAGAATATACCTCGTATAAGTGTGCCAACCGAAGGAGAACTTTTTCATCACCCAGATCCTGATGAGTTCCAGAGATGGCTTAAGATTATAAGTGAACAAAAAAAGCCttttttgaacaaatatttgatgaaaTGAAAGACATATGCACCTGGAGGGTTATTATTGCAACGTTATCCGGTAAGTTGTATGAGGAATCTATTCCCGAGAAGGTTGTGACATGAGATTCTCCCCGATGTGCGTCACTCTagaaaatatgtgaaaaaatgaaggaaatatTCATGAGTAGGGAGTTACAGAGTTCAGCTCACTAGGAACACAATATTATCAAACACTTTCTGACAACCATTCTATAATCACCTCTGTGAAGGCTAAAAGTAAGGGTGAGTATATCTCCTGACCAAATGATCGTCGCCATCTAGCACCCTCTCCTACTGGATCAATTCTGAAATAGTATTTCCCTAGCACCTGCAAAATTTATTGTATATCTTGAATGAGCAAGAGGGTAAAACCAGCTTATAATTAGCCAACACATGAAGAACTAAATggaaatatttgtaaaattagttatataaaCTACTTCTGTTAAAATATTAGCTTATAACTTATTTCAACTAACTTATGTGGTAGCTTTAGTAACTTGTAAGCTCCTAGAACGGCTCACAAAACACAAAAGGGTATATAGATTAACTTACAGTTAACCCTGTGCATGTATTATGGATGCAAACTGTTTCATTTAGTGCCTCTGCAACACCTCTGGAATCATCCTCAAGTAACCTCCTATACAAATGAGAGAAAAGGGAAATGGTGGAGTTTGATTTGTAGAGAATATATTATGCAATGAAACGATAGGAGATTTGAGCTTTAAGCAACATCACAAACCTATGAACCATTAGTTCCAATTGTCCATCCATGATGCTGGAGCCCCCCACAGCTCTATCTACCAAAATAGAAAACTCTTTCCTTTTATCTTTCAGGTAAATCCCAAGGTTGATCTGAAACATGAAACTAGATTCCATTAATCAACAACTTCATGGACTGTGTCTTCATGTGTATAATGAATGTAGCATCTTCTAACACACATGGTTCAACATAACATACTGGGTAATAATTTCCAGCAACAGGTTGATTCACTTCCAAGTGCCAGTCTTTTCTGTAGTCTCGAACCTGTAAATGTAAGTCATTATAAATTTGTAACAATTTATTAGATTAAGCTTTGATATGGAAAACCGTTGCTAGAACTAAAAACGGTCAATCTGCTTGACTTACACGCTCAATGAAATCACGTCCATTGGAATCAGTATAGAAGGTTTTGCTGCTTGCCAAATTTGTTTTAATCTCAGTTGCAATTTCCTTGCCAACTCCATCATCAATGGGTATAGGTCCAACCTGATGTAAAGATAGCTTTATTATGACTAATGGCTCTTACACAATGAAGTTTTGAAAATCCTGGTCAAGAAATTTGGAAAAACAATTACTTACAATAAACTCAACCTCAGCATGTTCTTTGCCCTTGTACAGTCTAGTAGTCTGTTCAATTAAGCCATGGTCAAATATTGAACTCTGAATCTTTATGATTACGGTTTTTTTAATAACTTGAATGTGTTACAAAAACATGTTAGTTACATTTTTCTTACCACCATTAATGATTGAAAGAAGCAAGATGGTGgtaaagtttaatttttctttttataaaagagagaatgaaaactcacctttttttttctctgtgaTTCCTTTCCATTTGCCAATGATACATAGGATAAGTGGGTGATGTGTGGATAACTTATCCACGTCCCCTTTATTTCCTTTTACGCTTTATTTTCTCACTTTACAAACttttcattctttgttccaTTTCTAGACAATCATCTTATTTTTCATGTACTAATAATAGAATTAAATGGGAAATTATTTGAagtcattttaaattaattagatttagctccttaaatattttatttactttgtcttattaaataaacaaaaatttaagattgaactcaattaatcaaatataaattttataaacgtTAAATCCAATCACCATTGTCAATTTATTCGCTGAATAGTCTCTTTCAAAAAACTTGTATAACCTTTCTTATAAGCGCTTTAAAGTGGTACACtttgtcttttttctttctaaattatattatatatatatatatatattaacaaactATTGGTACAAAAGTATGACTTACTTTTATAATGACTAATTTCCTTtaggaaaatatatattttttaaataaaaattaactttttaatggTCAAATAGATAAaagtaatatttctttttattttcaaaatatttaccaaattataaaagtataatagtctaaaatttttaattctattcATCTCACACCAATGTATTATTCAGAACTCTACACATGAGTACATATTCTGTTTGTAGATTCATATgggattaaaatgattattaaatactatatatatatatatatatatatatattgaaaaacttaagaaaatttattagaacaaaaataaattatagataaGTCAGAtattaaataaggaaaaaaattcaGATGTACCTAAACTATGCACTCACTGCACTGATCTACACCACACAGATTGATAttttaaagaatgaaaaagagttgAAAATCCTCATCATTtctttattaaagaaaaaaggaaagtaTCACTTACTTCTGTTGTCATTGTCCTAGGACATATATGAGAAAAGTAGGTGACATCTGACTCTGCTTATTTTTTATGTgtctttttcttactttctttctttcttttttatacaCATATGTAAAAAAAGTAATGTTATAGTACCTGGTATATCCATGAATCAATCTGGTGATGCACTTCATGCACAATTGGTCCCCGAAAAACTATGAGAGGAGACTGaaatttttcaaatgaaaaccAACAGATTTAGTTCTAGCAATTACCgctaaatatatattgttaattgAACGTAAATTTTTAAGTAGATAACttcaccttcttcctcttggAATTGATGGGAAATGGTGAACCATCAGGTCTAAAAATGTATGCTCCAGATGCCTTTCAACAATTCACAACATTTAAATCAATTGCTTGACATAACTAATCATAATCCATTCAAATCtatggataaataaaaaaatgttatcaccTGAGGAACAGTTTCATCTTTATCAACTCCTTTGCCGGCGTAAAATTTATATGCCTGCTCTAGAGCTTCTTCCACCTTTTTCATTGTGAACAGAAATTTAGAATGCATGCAGTGTAAACCTTATGGAATAAACATCCTTAGAAGCACTTGCTTATTATAGTAAAGATTTTGGCAGACAAATAGGGATGTAACATCCAAATCACAAACCTTGCTTCTGCTGTTGATATATTCAGTAAGTTTCCGTTCCTTCACAGAATAAGTTAATTTCAAGTTTTCTGGACCCACTGTAATTATATCACTTTCATTCTTTGACTTGTGAACTACATGTCTGTCTGAAATAGTAGCTGCGATGCAATTGCAATTTTTCTGCTTTAGGAAAGAATAAAGTCTCCCGCAGAATTTATAGTTTGGTCTCGTATTTGCAATAATGATAGTACAATTTTCAGTAGGAGAATAACAAAGCAAGACTAACCTTCATTTTTGGCATAGGATACATAGTAAGTGCTAAAACCAAGTGGGGGAACAGTTGCTGGAAAAGCAAGCCAGTATTTGGGTTTCACAGTTGGAGACACTCCCAAGTATGCCATAGTGTGATAATTTCTTAAACCATGAAAAAAATCAGGTATTGGCACCAACTGGGATTGGACTCTTTTCCCGCTGGAATCCCGAACACCAACGTTTTCATTGACAACCTAAGACAGATTTGATAGGCAAATAATGTGAAGCATGATTTTTCCtatgttcaaaacatttttcGTTCGTGTTGGACAAGAAAAAATGTATTACAATTACAATGCTTCAACAAGAAGGCATCAATTGGCACATAAAGTATTGAACAAATGCTTATGCATGAAGCAGATAGGCTCATAGATAGGAAACTCACGGGAATCCTTATGATATCTTCTCTTTTCCATCCCAGAGGATTGTAAACAACAACCTCCTACAGGAAGCAATGTATTAGAAAAATCTTAATCGATAAAATTCTGCGTTCTAATAAGCAACAGATTTGATGTCATCAGTCCTAACCAGGTTTTTCCCATTGGAGAAATCGACTTCTGATGCAGGACAGTAACTTATGTT
This Vigna angularis cultivar LongXiaoDou No.4 chromosome 4, ASM1680809v1, whole genome shotgun sequence DNA region includes the following protein-coding sequences:
- the LOC108332054 gene encoding probable alpha-mannosidase At5g13980, whose translation is MENTTGLCVLWVILLLGCVISSESKYIRYNTTTTIDPAKINVHLVPHTHDDVGWLKTIDQYYVGSNNSIQGACVQNVLDSLVPALLADKNRKFIYVEQAFFQRWWREQSDDIRNIVKGLVKSGQLEFINGGFCMHDEAATHYIDMIDQTTLGHQFLKEEFGVTPRIGWQIDPFGHSAVQAYLLGAEVGFDSLFFARIDYQDRAKRKDEKTLEVVWRGSKSFGSSSQIFSGAFPENYEPPSNFYYEVNDDSPIVQDDVNLFDYNVPERVNEFVAAAISQANITRTNHIMWTMGTDFKYQYAQSWFRQMDKFIHYVNQDGRVHALYSTPSIYTDAKHATNEAWPIKTDDYFPYADRVNAYWTGYFTSRPALKGYVRLISGYYLAARQLEYFKGKSALGPNTDSLAEALAIAQHHDAVSGTEKQHVANDYAKRLSIGYTEAEKVVAESLACLTEGATKTGCKNPQIKFQQCPLLNISYCPASEVDFSNGKNLEVVVYNPLGWKREDIIRIPVVNENVGVRDSSGKRVQSQLVPIPDFFHGLRNYHTMAYLGVSPTVKPKYWLAFPATVPPLGFSTYYVSYAKNEATISDRHVVHKSKNESDIITVGPENLKLTYSVKERKLTEYINSRSKVEEALEQAYKFYAGKGVDKDETVPQASGAYIFRPDGSPFPINSKRKKSPLIVFRGPIVHEVHHQIDSWIYQTTRLYKGKEHAEVEFIVGPIPIDDGVGKEIATEIKTNLASSKTFYTDSNGRDFIERVRDYRKDWHLEVNQPVAGNYYPINLGIYLKDKRKEFSILVDRAVGGSSIMDGQLELMVHRRLLEDDSRGVAEALNETVCIHNTCTGLTVLGKYYFRIDPVGEGARWRRSFGQEIYSPLLLAFTESDAHRGESHVTTFSGIDSSYNLPDNVAIITLQDLGDEKVLLRLAHLYEIEEDKHLSVKATVELKKVFSSKQIKKITEVSLSANQERAEMERKRLVWQVKGSPRESKVRRGGPVNPENQIVELAPMEIRTFVISFRP